Proteins from one Lonchura striata isolate bLonStr1 chromosome 6, bLonStr1.mat, whole genome shotgun sequence genomic window:
- the CELF1 gene encoding CUGBP Elav-like family member 1 isoform X4, which translates to MNGTLDHPDQPDLDAIKMFVGQVPRSWCEKDLRELFEQYGAVYEINVLRDRSQNPPQSKGCCFVTFYTRKAALEAQNALHNMKILPGMHHPIQMKPADSEKSNAVEDRKLFIGMISKKCNENDIRVMFSPFGQIEECRILRGPDGLSRGCAFVTFTTRAMAQTAIKAMHQAQTMEGCSSPIVVKFADTQKDKEQKRIAQQLQQQMQQISAASIWGNLAGLNTLGPQYLALLQQTAAASSGNLNTLSSLHPMGGLNAMQLQNLAALAAAASAAQNTPSGTAALTSSSSPLSVLTSSAGSSPSSSSSSSVNPMASLGALQTLAGATAGLNVSSLAGMAALNGGLGSGGLSNGTGSTMEALTQAYSGIQQYAAAALPTLYNQSLLTQQSIGAAGSQKEGPEGANLFIYHLPQEFGDQDLLQMFMPFGNVVSAKVFIDKQTNLSKCFGFVSYDNPVSAQAAIQSMNGFQIGMKRLKVQLKRSKNDSKPY; encoded by the exons ATGAATGGCACACTGGATCACCCAGACCAACCTGATCTAGATGCTATCAAAATGTTTGTGGGTCAAGTCCCACGGAGCTGGTGTGAGAAGGATCTAAGAGAACTTTTTGAACAGTATGGTGCTGTCTATGAAATCAATGTCTTGCGGGACAGGAGCCAAAACCCTCCTCAAAGCAAAG GGTGCTGTTTTGTTACATTTTATACCCGTAAAGCTGCACTAGAAGCACAGAATGCTCTTCACAACATGAAGATCCTCCCAGGG ATGCACCATCCTATCCAGATGAAACCAGCTGACAGTGAAAAGAGTAATG CAGTAGAAGATAGGAAGTTGTTTATTGGAATGATATCCAAGAAGTGCAATGAAAATGACATTCGAGTGATGTTCTCCCCCTTTGGGCAGATTGAAGAATGCAGGATATTACGGGGCCCAGATGGCCTGAGCCGAG GTTGTGCATTTGTGACTTTTACAACAAGAGCCATGGCACAAACAGCAATCAAAGCAATGCACCAAGCACAAACCATGGAG GGTTGCTCTTCTCCCATTGTTGTAAAATTTGCAGACACGCAGAAGGACAAAGAGCAGAAACGAATTGCTCAGCAACTTCAGCAACAAATGCAACAGATCAGTGCTGCCTCAATATGGGGAAACCTGGCTGGTCTCAACACACTGGGACCCCAGTACTTAGCA CTCCTTCAGCAGACAGCAGCTGCTTCATCTGGGAACCTGAACACACTGAGCAGCCTCCACCCAATGGGAG GACTGAACGCAATGCAGTTACAGAACCTGGCCGCCCTGGCAGCCGCGGCCAGCGCAGCTCAGAACACACCGAGTGGCACCGCTGCGCTcacctcctccagcagcccccTGAGCGTGCTCACCAGCTCAG caGGTTCCTCACCTAGTTCCAGTAGCAGCTCTTCTGTTAATCCAATGGCTTCTCTTGGAGCTTTGCAGACACTGGCAGGTGCTACAGCAGGCCTCAATGTTAGCTCTTTAGCAG GAATGGCAGCCTTAAATGGAGGACTTGGCAGTGGTGGTCTCTCAAATGGGACAGGTAGCACAATGGAAGCCCTCACGCAGGCTTATTCTGGAATCCAGCAatatgctgctgctgcactgcccaCGCTCTATAACCAGAGTCTCTTAACACAGCAGAGTATTGGTGCAGCAGGAAGTCAAAAAGAAG GTCCAGAGGGAGCCAATCTGTTTATCTACCATCTTCCCCAGGAGTTTGGGGATCAGGATCTGCTGCAGATGTTCATGCCATTTGGAAATGTCGTCTCTGCCAAGGTTTTCATTGACAAGCAGACCAATCTAAGCAAGTGTTTTG GTTTTGTAAGTTACGACAATCCTGTCTCTGCGCAGGCTGCCATTCAGTCAATGAACGGCTTCCAGATCGGCATGAAGCGGCTGAAAGTGCAGCTCAAGCGCTCCAAGAATGACAGCAAGCCATACTGA
- the CELF1 gene encoding CUGBP Elav-like family member 1 isoform X10: MAAFKLDFLPEMMVDHCSLNASPVTKKMNGTLDHPDQPDLDAIKMFVGQVPRSWCEKDLRELFEQYGAVYEINVLRDRSQNPPQSKGCCFVTFYTRKAALEAQNALHNMKILPGMHHPIQMKPADSEKSNAVEDRKLFIGMISKKCNENDIRVMFSPFGQIEECRILRGPDGLSRGCAFVTFTTRAMAQTAIKAMHQAQTMEGCSSPIVVKFADTQKDKEQKRIAQQLQQQMQQISAASIWGNLAGLNTLGPQYLALLQQTAAASSGNLNTLSSLHPMGGLNAMQLQNLAALAAAASAAQNTPSGTAALTSSSSPLSVLTSSAGSSPSSSSSSSVNPMASLGALQTLAGATAGLNVSSLAGMAALNGGLGSGGLSNGTGSTMEALTQAYSGIQQYAAAALPTLYNQSLLTQQSIGAAGSQKEGPEGANLFIYHLPQEFGDQDLLQMFMPFGNVVSAKVFIDKQTNLSKCFGFVSYDNPVSAQAAIQSMNGFQIGMKRLKVQLKRSKNDSKPY; the protein is encoded by the exons ATGGCCGCGTTCAAGCTGGATTTCCTCCCAGAGATGATGGTGGACCATTGCTCCTTGAATGCAAGCCCTGT caCAAAGAAAATGAATGGCACACTGGATCACCCAGACCAACCTGATCTAGATGCTATCAAAATGTTTGTGGGTCAAGTCCCACGGAGCTGGTGTGAGAAGGATCTAAGAGAACTTTTTGAACAGTATGGTGCTGTCTATGAAATCAATGTCTTGCGGGACAGGAGCCAAAACCCTCCTCAAAGCAAAG GGTGCTGTTTTGTTACATTTTATACCCGTAAAGCTGCACTAGAAGCACAGAATGCTCTTCACAACATGAAGATCCTCCCAGGG ATGCACCATCCTATCCAGATGAAACCAGCTGACAGTGAAAAGAGTAATG CAGTAGAAGATAGGAAGTTGTTTATTGGAATGATATCCAAGAAGTGCAATGAAAATGACATTCGAGTGATGTTCTCCCCCTTTGGGCAGATTGAAGAATGCAGGATATTACGGGGCCCAGATGGCCTGAGCCGAG GTTGTGCATTTGTGACTTTTACAACAAGAGCCATGGCACAAACAGCAATCAAAGCAATGCACCAAGCACAAACCATGGAG GGTTGCTCTTCTCCCATTGTTGTAAAATTTGCAGACACGCAGAAGGACAAAGAGCAGAAACGAATTGCTCAGCAACTTCAGCAACAAATGCAACAGATCAGTGCTGCCTCAATATGGGGAAACCTGGCTGGTCTCAACACACTGGGACCCCAGTACTTAGCA CTCCTTCAGCAGACAGCAGCTGCTTCATCTGGGAACCTGAACACACTGAGCAGCCTCCACCCAATGGGAG GACTGAACGCAATGCAGTTACAGAACCTGGCCGCCCTGGCAGCCGCGGCCAGCGCAGCTCAGAACACACCGAGTGGCACCGCTGCGCTcacctcctccagcagcccccTGAGCGTGCTCACCAGCTCAG caGGTTCCTCACCTAGTTCCAGTAGCAGCTCTTCTGTTAATCCAATGGCTTCTCTTGGAGCTTTGCAGACACTGGCAGGTGCTACAGCAGGCCTCAATGTTAGCTCTTTAGCAG GAATGGCAGCCTTAAATGGAGGACTTGGCAGTGGTGGTCTCTCAAATGGGACAGGTAGCACAATGGAAGCCCTCACGCAGGCTTATTCTGGAATCCAGCAatatgctgctgctgcactgcccaCGCTCTATAACCAGAGTCTCTTAACACAGCAGAGTATTGGTGCAGCAGGAAGTCAAAAAGAAG GTCCAGAGGGAGCCAATCTGTTTATCTACCATCTTCCCCAGGAGTTTGGGGATCAGGATCTGCTGCAGATGTTCATGCCATTTGGAAATGTCGTCTCTGCCAAGGTTTTCATTGACAAGCAGACCAATCTAAGCAAGTGTTTTG GTTTTGTAAGTTACGACAATCCTGTCTCTGCGCAGGCTGCCATTCAGTCAATGAACGGCTTCCAGATCGGCATGAAGCGGCTGAAAGTGCAGCTCAAGCGCTCCAAGAATGACAGCAAGCCATACTGA
- the CELF1 gene encoding CUGBP Elav-like family member 1 isoform X7, with protein MAAFKLDFLPEMMVDHCSLNASPVTKKMNGTLDHPDQPDLDAIKMFVGQVPRSWCEKDLRELFEQYGAVYEINVLRDRSQNPPQSKGCCFVTFYTRKAALEAQNALHNMKILPGMHHPIQMKPADSEKSNAVEDRKLFIGMISKKCNENDIRVMFSPFGQIEECRILRGPDGLSRGCAFVTFTTRAMAQTAIKAMHQAQTMEGCSSPIVVKFADTQKDKEQKRIAQQLQQQMQQISAASIWGNLAGLNTLGPQYLALYLQLLQQTAAASSGNLNTLSSLHPMGGLNAMQLQNLAALAAAASAAQNTPSGTAALTSSSSPLSVLTSSGSSPSSSSSSSVNPMASLGALQTLAGATAGLNVSSLAGMAALNGGLGSGGLSNGTGSTMEALTQAYSGIQQYAAAALPTLYNQSLLTQQSIGAAGSQKEGPEGANLFIYHLPQEFGDQDLLQMFMPFGNVVSAKVFIDKQTNLSKCFGFVSYDNPVSAQAAIQSMNGFQIGMKRLKVQLKRSKNDSKPY; from the exons ATGGCCGCGTTCAAGCTGGATTTCCTCCCAGAGATGATGGTGGACCATTGCTCCTTGAATGCAAGCCCTGT caCAAAGAAAATGAATGGCACACTGGATCACCCAGACCAACCTGATCTAGATGCTATCAAAATGTTTGTGGGTCAAGTCCCACGGAGCTGGTGTGAGAAGGATCTAAGAGAACTTTTTGAACAGTATGGTGCTGTCTATGAAATCAATGTCTTGCGGGACAGGAGCCAAAACCCTCCTCAAAGCAAAG GGTGCTGTTTTGTTACATTTTATACCCGTAAAGCTGCACTAGAAGCACAGAATGCTCTTCACAACATGAAGATCCTCCCAGGG ATGCACCATCCTATCCAGATGAAACCAGCTGACAGTGAAAAGAGTAATG CAGTAGAAGATAGGAAGTTGTTTATTGGAATGATATCCAAGAAGTGCAATGAAAATGACATTCGAGTGATGTTCTCCCCCTTTGGGCAGATTGAAGAATGCAGGATATTACGGGGCCCAGATGGCCTGAGCCGAG GTTGTGCATTTGTGACTTTTACAACAAGAGCCATGGCACAAACAGCAATCAAAGCAATGCACCAAGCACAAACCATGGAG GGTTGCTCTTCTCCCATTGTTGTAAAATTTGCAGACACGCAGAAGGACAAAGAGCAGAAACGAATTGCTCAGCAACTTCAGCAACAAATGCAACAGATCAGTGCTGCCTCAATATGGGGAAACCTGGCTGGTCTCAACACACTGGGACCCCAGTACTTAGCA CTTTATTTGCAGCTCCTTCAGCAGACAGCAGCTGCTTCATCTGGGAACCTGAACACACTGAGCAGCCTCCACCCAATGGGAG GACTGAACGCAATGCAGTTACAGAACCTGGCCGCCCTGGCAGCCGCGGCCAGCGCAGCTCAGAACACACCGAGTGGCACCGCTGCGCTcacctcctccagcagcccccTGAGCGTGCTCACCAGCTCAG GTTCCTCACCTAGTTCCAGTAGCAGCTCTTCTGTTAATCCAATGGCTTCTCTTGGAGCTTTGCAGACACTGGCAGGTGCTACAGCAGGCCTCAATGTTAGCTCTTTAGCAG GAATGGCAGCCTTAAATGGAGGACTTGGCAGTGGTGGTCTCTCAAATGGGACAGGTAGCACAATGGAAGCCCTCACGCAGGCTTATTCTGGAATCCAGCAatatgctgctgctgcactgcccaCGCTCTATAACCAGAGTCTCTTAACACAGCAGAGTATTGGTGCAGCAGGAAGTCAAAAAGAAG GTCCAGAGGGAGCCAATCTGTTTATCTACCATCTTCCCCAGGAGTTTGGGGATCAGGATCTGCTGCAGATGTTCATGCCATTTGGAAATGTCGTCTCTGCCAAGGTTTTCATTGACAAGCAGACCAATCTAAGCAAGTGTTTTG GTTTTGTAAGTTACGACAATCCTGTCTCTGCGCAGGCTGCCATTCAGTCAATGAACGGCTTCCAGATCGGCATGAAGCGGCTGAAAGTGCAGCTCAAGCGCTCCAAGAATGACAGCAAGCCATACTGA
- the CELF1 gene encoding CUGBP Elav-like family member 1 isoform X5, whose amino-acid sequence MNGTLDHPDQPDLDAIKMFVGQVPRSWCEKDLRELFEQYGAVYEINVLRDRSQNPPQSKGCCFVTFYTRKAALEAQNALHNMKILPGMHHPIQMKPADSEKSNVEDRKLFIGMISKKCNENDIRVMFSPFGQIEECRILRGPDGLSRGCAFVTFTTRAMAQTAIKAMHQAQTMEGCSSPIVVKFADTQKDKEQKRIAQQLQQQMQQISAASIWGNLAGLNTLGPQYLALLQQTAAASSGNLNTLSSLHPMGGLNAMQLQNLAALAAAASAAQNTPSGTAALTSSSSPLSVLTSSAGSSPSSSSSSSVNPMASLGALQTLAGATAGLNVSSLAGMAALNGGLGSGGLSNGTGSTMEALTQAYSGIQQYAAAALPTLYNQSLLTQQSIGAAGSQKEGPEGANLFIYHLPQEFGDQDLLQMFMPFGNVVSAKVFIDKQTNLSKCFGFVSYDNPVSAQAAIQSMNGFQIGMKRLKVQLKRSKNDSKPY is encoded by the exons ATGAATGGCACACTGGATCACCCAGACCAACCTGATCTAGATGCTATCAAAATGTTTGTGGGTCAAGTCCCACGGAGCTGGTGTGAGAAGGATCTAAGAGAACTTTTTGAACAGTATGGTGCTGTCTATGAAATCAATGTCTTGCGGGACAGGAGCCAAAACCCTCCTCAAAGCAAAG GGTGCTGTTTTGTTACATTTTATACCCGTAAAGCTGCACTAGAAGCACAGAATGCTCTTCACAACATGAAGATCCTCCCAGGG ATGCACCATCCTATCCAGATGAAACCAGCTGACAGTGAAAAGAGTAATG TAGAAGATAGGAAGTTGTTTATTGGAATGATATCCAAGAAGTGCAATGAAAATGACATTCGAGTGATGTTCTCCCCCTTTGGGCAGATTGAAGAATGCAGGATATTACGGGGCCCAGATGGCCTGAGCCGAG GTTGTGCATTTGTGACTTTTACAACAAGAGCCATGGCACAAACAGCAATCAAAGCAATGCACCAAGCACAAACCATGGAG GGTTGCTCTTCTCCCATTGTTGTAAAATTTGCAGACACGCAGAAGGACAAAGAGCAGAAACGAATTGCTCAGCAACTTCAGCAACAAATGCAACAGATCAGTGCTGCCTCAATATGGGGAAACCTGGCTGGTCTCAACACACTGGGACCCCAGTACTTAGCA CTCCTTCAGCAGACAGCAGCTGCTTCATCTGGGAACCTGAACACACTGAGCAGCCTCCACCCAATGGGAG GACTGAACGCAATGCAGTTACAGAACCTGGCCGCCCTGGCAGCCGCGGCCAGCGCAGCTCAGAACACACCGAGTGGCACCGCTGCGCTcacctcctccagcagcccccTGAGCGTGCTCACCAGCTCAG caGGTTCCTCACCTAGTTCCAGTAGCAGCTCTTCTGTTAATCCAATGGCTTCTCTTGGAGCTTTGCAGACACTGGCAGGTGCTACAGCAGGCCTCAATGTTAGCTCTTTAGCAG GAATGGCAGCCTTAAATGGAGGACTTGGCAGTGGTGGTCTCTCAAATGGGACAGGTAGCACAATGGAAGCCCTCACGCAGGCTTATTCTGGAATCCAGCAatatgctgctgctgcactgcccaCGCTCTATAACCAGAGTCTCTTAACACAGCAGAGTATTGGTGCAGCAGGAAGTCAAAAAGAAG GTCCAGAGGGAGCCAATCTGTTTATCTACCATCTTCCCCAGGAGTTTGGGGATCAGGATCTGCTGCAGATGTTCATGCCATTTGGAAATGTCGTCTCTGCCAAGGTTTTCATTGACAAGCAGACCAATCTAAGCAAGTGTTTTG GTTTTGTAAGTTACGACAATCCTGTCTCTGCGCAGGCTGCCATTCAGTCAATGAACGGCTTCCAGATCGGCATGAAGCGGCTGAAAGTGCAGCTCAAGCGCTCCAAGAATGACAGCAAGCCATACTGA
- the CELF1 gene encoding CUGBP Elav-like family member 1 isoform X11, whose amino-acid sequence MAAFKLDFLPEMMVDHCSLNASPVTKKMNGTLDHPDQPDLDAIKMFVGQVPRSWCEKDLRELFEQYGAVYEINVLRDRSQNPPQSKGCCFVTFYTRKAALEAQNALHNMKILPGMHHPIQMKPADSEKSNAVEDRKLFIGMISKKCNENDIRVMFSPFGQIEECRILRGPDGLSRGCAFVTFTTRAMAQTAIKAMHQAQTMEGCSSPIVVKFADTQKDKEQKRIAQQLQQQMQQISAASIWGNLAGLNTLGPQYLALLQQTAAASSGNLNTLSSLHPMGGLNAMQLQNLAALAAAASAAQNTPSGTAALTSSSSPLSVLTSSGSSPSSSSSSSVNPMASLGALQTLAGATAGLNVSSLAGMAALNGGLGSGGLSNGTGSTMEALTQAYSGIQQYAAAALPTLYNQSLLTQQSIGAAGSQKEGPEGANLFIYHLPQEFGDQDLLQMFMPFGNVVSAKVFIDKQTNLSKCFGFVSYDNPVSAQAAIQSMNGFQIGMKRLKVQLKRSKNDSKPY is encoded by the exons ATGGCCGCGTTCAAGCTGGATTTCCTCCCAGAGATGATGGTGGACCATTGCTCCTTGAATGCAAGCCCTGT caCAAAGAAAATGAATGGCACACTGGATCACCCAGACCAACCTGATCTAGATGCTATCAAAATGTTTGTGGGTCAAGTCCCACGGAGCTGGTGTGAGAAGGATCTAAGAGAACTTTTTGAACAGTATGGTGCTGTCTATGAAATCAATGTCTTGCGGGACAGGAGCCAAAACCCTCCTCAAAGCAAAG GGTGCTGTTTTGTTACATTTTATACCCGTAAAGCTGCACTAGAAGCACAGAATGCTCTTCACAACATGAAGATCCTCCCAGGG ATGCACCATCCTATCCAGATGAAACCAGCTGACAGTGAAAAGAGTAATG CAGTAGAAGATAGGAAGTTGTTTATTGGAATGATATCCAAGAAGTGCAATGAAAATGACATTCGAGTGATGTTCTCCCCCTTTGGGCAGATTGAAGAATGCAGGATATTACGGGGCCCAGATGGCCTGAGCCGAG GTTGTGCATTTGTGACTTTTACAACAAGAGCCATGGCACAAACAGCAATCAAAGCAATGCACCAAGCACAAACCATGGAG GGTTGCTCTTCTCCCATTGTTGTAAAATTTGCAGACACGCAGAAGGACAAAGAGCAGAAACGAATTGCTCAGCAACTTCAGCAACAAATGCAACAGATCAGTGCTGCCTCAATATGGGGAAACCTGGCTGGTCTCAACACACTGGGACCCCAGTACTTAGCA CTCCTTCAGCAGACAGCAGCTGCTTCATCTGGGAACCTGAACACACTGAGCAGCCTCCACCCAATGGGAG GACTGAACGCAATGCAGTTACAGAACCTGGCCGCCCTGGCAGCCGCGGCCAGCGCAGCTCAGAACACACCGAGTGGCACCGCTGCGCTcacctcctccagcagcccccTGAGCGTGCTCACCAGCTCAG GTTCCTCACCTAGTTCCAGTAGCAGCTCTTCTGTTAATCCAATGGCTTCTCTTGGAGCTTTGCAGACACTGGCAGGTGCTACAGCAGGCCTCAATGTTAGCTCTTTAGCAG GAATGGCAGCCTTAAATGGAGGACTTGGCAGTGGTGGTCTCTCAAATGGGACAGGTAGCACAATGGAAGCCCTCACGCAGGCTTATTCTGGAATCCAGCAatatgctgctgctgcactgcccaCGCTCTATAACCAGAGTCTCTTAACACAGCAGAGTATTGGTGCAGCAGGAAGTCAAAAAGAAG GTCCAGAGGGAGCCAATCTGTTTATCTACCATCTTCCCCAGGAGTTTGGGGATCAGGATCTGCTGCAGATGTTCATGCCATTTGGAAATGTCGTCTCTGCCAAGGTTTTCATTGACAAGCAGACCAATCTAAGCAAGTGTTTTG GTTTTGTAAGTTACGACAATCCTGTCTCTGCGCAGGCTGCCATTCAGTCAATGAACGGCTTCCAGATCGGCATGAAGCGGCTGAAAGTGCAGCTCAAGCGCTCCAAGAATGACAGCAAGCCATACTGA
- the CELF1 gene encoding CUGBP Elav-like family member 1 isoform X8 — translation MAAFKLDFLPEMMVDHCSLNASPVTKKMNGTLDHPDQPDLDAIKMFVGQVPRSWCEKDLRELFEQYGAVYEINVLRDRSQNPPQSKGCCFVTFYTRKAALEAQNALHNMKILPGMHHPIQMKPADSEKSNVEDRKLFIGMISKKCNENDIRVMFSPFGQIEECRILRGPDGLSRGCAFVTFTTRAMAQTAIKAMHQAQTMEGCSSPIVVKFADTQKDKEQKRIAQQLQQQMQQISAASIWGNLAGLNTLGPQYLALYLQLLQQTAAASSGNLNTLSSLHPMGGLNAMQLQNLAALAAAASAAQNTPSGTAALTSSSSPLSVLTSSGSSPSSSSSSSVNPMASLGALQTLAGATAGLNVSSLAGMAALNGGLGSGGLSNGTGSTMEALTQAYSGIQQYAAAALPTLYNQSLLTQQSIGAAGSQKEGPEGANLFIYHLPQEFGDQDLLQMFMPFGNVVSAKVFIDKQTNLSKCFGFVSYDNPVSAQAAIQSMNGFQIGMKRLKVQLKRSKNDSKPY, via the exons ATGGCCGCGTTCAAGCTGGATTTCCTCCCAGAGATGATGGTGGACCATTGCTCCTTGAATGCAAGCCCTGT caCAAAGAAAATGAATGGCACACTGGATCACCCAGACCAACCTGATCTAGATGCTATCAAAATGTTTGTGGGTCAAGTCCCACGGAGCTGGTGTGAGAAGGATCTAAGAGAACTTTTTGAACAGTATGGTGCTGTCTATGAAATCAATGTCTTGCGGGACAGGAGCCAAAACCCTCCTCAAAGCAAAG GGTGCTGTTTTGTTACATTTTATACCCGTAAAGCTGCACTAGAAGCACAGAATGCTCTTCACAACATGAAGATCCTCCCAGGG ATGCACCATCCTATCCAGATGAAACCAGCTGACAGTGAAAAGAGTAATG TAGAAGATAGGAAGTTGTTTATTGGAATGATATCCAAGAAGTGCAATGAAAATGACATTCGAGTGATGTTCTCCCCCTTTGGGCAGATTGAAGAATGCAGGATATTACGGGGCCCAGATGGCCTGAGCCGAG GTTGTGCATTTGTGACTTTTACAACAAGAGCCATGGCACAAACAGCAATCAAAGCAATGCACCAAGCACAAACCATGGAG GGTTGCTCTTCTCCCATTGTTGTAAAATTTGCAGACACGCAGAAGGACAAAGAGCAGAAACGAATTGCTCAGCAACTTCAGCAACAAATGCAACAGATCAGTGCTGCCTCAATATGGGGAAACCTGGCTGGTCTCAACACACTGGGACCCCAGTACTTAGCA CTTTATTTGCAGCTCCTTCAGCAGACAGCAGCTGCTTCATCTGGGAACCTGAACACACTGAGCAGCCTCCACCCAATGGGAG GACTGAACGCAATGCAGTTACAGAACCTGGCCGCCCTGGCAGCCGCGGCCAGCGCAGCTCAGAACACACCGAGTGGCACCGCTGCGCTcacctcctccagcagcccccTGAGCGTGCTCACCAGCTCAG GTTCCTCACCTAGTTCCAGTAGCAGCTCTTCTGTTAATCCAATGGCTTCTCTTGGAGCTTTGCAGACACTGGCAGGTGCTACAGCAGGCCTCAATGTTAGCTCTTTAGCAG GAATGGCAGCCTTAAATGGAGGACTTGGCAGTGGTGGTCTCTCAAATGGGACAGGTAGCACAATGGAAGCCCTCACGCAGGCTTATTCTGGAATCCAGCAatatgctgctgctgcactgcccaCGCTCTATAACCAGAGTCTCTTAACACAGCAGAGTATTGGTGCAGCAGGAAGTCAAAAAGAAG GTCCAGAGGGAGCCAATCTGTTTATCTACCATCTTCCCCAGGAGTTTGGGGATCAGGATCTGCTGCAGATGTTCATGCCATTTGGAAATGTCGTCTCTGCCAAGGTTTTCATTGACAAGCAGACCAATCTAAGCAAGTGTTTTG GTTTTGTAAGTTACGACAATCCTGTCTCTGCGCAGGCTGCCATTCAGTCAATGAACGGCTTCCAGATCGGCATGAAGCGGCTGAAAGTGCAGCTCAAGCGCTCCAAGAATGACAGCAAGCCATACTGA
- the CELF1 gene encoding CUGBP Elav-like family member 1 isoform X1 has product MNGTLDHPDQPDLDAIKMFVGQVPRSWCEKDLRELFEQYGAVYEINVLRDRSQNPPQSKGCCFVTFYTRKAALEAQNALHNMKILPGMHHPIQMKPADSEKSNAVEDRKLFIGMISKKCNENDIRVMFSPFGQIEECRILRGPDGLSRGCAFVTFTTRAMAQTAIKAMHQAQTMEGCSSPIVVKFADTQKDKEQKRIAQQLQQQMQQISAASIWGNLAGLNTLGPQYLALYLQLLQQTAAASSGNLNTLSSLHPMGGLNAMQLQNLAALAAAASAAQNTPSGTAALTSSSSPLSVLTSSAGSSPSSSSSSSVNPMASLGALQTLAGATAGLNVSSLAGMAALNGGLGSGGLSNGTGSTMEALTQAYSGIQQYAAAALPTLYNQSLLTQQSIGAAGSQKEGPEGANLFIYHLPQEFGDQDLLQMFMPFGNVVSAKVFIDKQTNLSKCFGFVSYDNPVSAQAAIQSMNGFQIGMKRLKVQLKRSKNDSKPY; this is encoded by the exons ATGAATGGCACACTGGATCACCCAGACCAACCTGATCTAGATGCTATCAAAATGTTTGTGGGTCAAGTCCCACGGAGCTGGTGTGAGAAGGATCTAAGAGAACTTTTTGAACAGTATGGTGCTGTCTATGAAATCAATGTCTTGCGGGACAGGAGCCAAAACCCTCCTCAAAGCAAAG GGTGCTGTTTTGTTACATTTTATACCCGTAAAGCTGCACTAGAAGCACAGAATGCTCTTCACAACATGAAGATCCTCCCAGGG ATGCACCATCCTATCCAGATGAAACCAGCTGACAGTGAAAAGAGTAATG CAGTAGAAGATAGGAAGTTGTTTATTGGAATGATATCCAAGAAGTGCAATGAAAATGACATTCGAGTGATGTTCTCCCCCTTTGGGCAGATTGAAGAATGCAGGATATTACGGGGCCCAGATGGCCTGAGCCGAG GTTGTGCATTTGTGACTTTTACAACAAGAGCCATGGCACAAACAGCAATCAAAGCAATGCACCAAGCACAAACCATGGAG GGTTGCTCTTCTCCCATTGTTGTAAAATTTGCAGACACGCAGAAGGACAAAGAGCAGAAACGAATTGCTCAGCAACTTCAGCAACAAATGCAACAGATCAGTGCTGCCTCAATATGGGGAAACCTGGCTGGTCTCAACACACTGGGACCCCAGTACTTAGCA CTTTATTTGCAGCTCCTTCAGCAGACAGCAGCTGCTTCATCTGGGAACCTGAACACACTGAGCAGCCTCCACCCAATGGGAG GACTGAACGCAATGCAGTTACAGAACCTGGCCGCCCTGGCAGCCGCGGCCAGCGCAGCTCAGAACACACCGAGTGGCACCGCTGCGCTcacctcctccagcagcccccTGAGCGTGCTCACCAGCTCAG caGGTTCCTCACCTAGTTCCAGTAGCAGCTCTTCTGTTAATCCAATGGCTTCTCTTGGAGCTTTGCAGACACTGGCAGGTGCTACAGCAGGCCTCAATGTTAGCTCTTTAGCAG GAATGGCAGCCTTAAATGGAGGACTTGGCAGTGGTGGTCTCTCAAATGGGACAGGTAGCACAATGGAAGCCCTCACGCAGGCTTATTCTGGAATCCAGCAatatgctgctgctgcactgcccaCGCTCTATAACCAGAGTCTCTTAACACAGCAGAGTATTGGTGCAGCAGGAAGTCAAAAAGAAG GTCCAGAGGGAGCCAATCTGTTTATCTACCATCTTCCCCAGGAGTTTGGGGATCAGGATCTGCTGCAGATGTTCATGCCATTTGGAAATGTCGTCTCTGCCAAGGTTTTCATTGACAAGCAGACCAATCTAAGCAAGTGTTTTG GTTTTGTAAGTTACGACAATCCTGTCTCTGCGCAGGCTGCCATTCAGTCAATGAACGGCTTCCAGATCGGCATGAAGCGGCTGAAAGTGCAGCTCAAGCGCTCCAAGAATGACAGCAAGCCATACTGA